In Hyphomicrobiales bacterium, a single window of DNA contains:
- a CDS encoding sorbosone dehydrogenase, which translates to MMTNPSRLMKHLSVLLSGAILSVLSVLPAAAQAERILDGLSLPDGFSISVFAQASGARSMAMCGEVLYVGTRDDTVYAVRDDDRNGAADSVTVVGSGLRVPNGLDCRDGKLLIALQNRVIAAPINADGTLAAPLRSAETIFTGLPNYRGHGWRYARFGPDGRFHIGVGAPCNICETKDYEGTLIAIDADGGNPQILASGVRNTVGFDWNPVTGNLFFTDNGADRMGDLIPPDELNEIEQPGGFFGFPYRGGKDIALTGYEGRTPPQPAIPTVIDFDAHSANLGFRFIRGTGFPAEYRGDAIVAQHGSWNRSDPIGYRLVRVRFDEAGKAVDHEVFIDGWLRPGGGVTGRPVDVLELADGSLLVSDDYAGLIYRIAYAK; encoded by the coding sequence ATGATGACCAACCCATCTCGATTGATGAAACACCTGTCGGTTCTGCTTTCCGGAGCGATCCTCTCGGTTCTGTCGGTGTTGCCTGCCGCAGCACAGGCCGAGCGAATCCTCGATGGGCTCTCGTTGCCGGACGGGTTTTCGATCAGCGTTTTTGCGCAAGCGTCGGGCGCGCGTTCAATGGCGATGTGCGGCGAGGTGCTCTATGTCGGCACGCGCGACGACACGGTCTATGCGGTGCGCGACGACGACCGAAACGGCGCCGCTGACAGTGTGACGGTGGTCGGCTCAGGCCTCAGGGTGCCGAACGGGCTCGACTGTCGCGATGGCAAGCTCTTGATCGCGCTACAGAACAGGGTGATCGCCGCGCCGATCAATGCCGACGGCACGCTCGCCGCGCCGTTGCGCTCCGCCGAGACGATTTTCACCGGCCTGCCGAATTACCGCGGACATGGCTGGCGCTATGCGCGCTTCGGGCCGGACGGTCGGTTCCATATCGGCGTCGGCGCGCCGTGCAACATCTGTGAGACGAAGGACTATGAGGGCACGCTGATCGCCATCGATGCGGATGGCGGCAATCCGCAAATTCTGGCGTCGGGCGTGCGCAATACGGTCGGCTTCGACTGGAACCCGGTGACGGGCAATCTTTTCTTCACCGACAATGGCGCCGACCGCATGGGCGATCTGATCCCGCCGGACGAGCTGAACGAGATCGAACAGCCCGGCGGTTTCTTCGGCTTTCCCTATCGTGGCGGCAAGGACATCGCGCTGACCGGTTATGAGGGCCGCACGCCGCCGCAGCCGGCGATCCCCACCGTGATCGATTTCGACGCCCATTCGGCCAATCTCGGCTTCCGCTTCATCCGGGGGACTGGCTTTCCGGCTGAGTATCGCGGCGATGCCATCGTCGCGCAGCACGGCTCGTGGAACCGGTCCGATCCGATCGGCTACCGGCTGGTGCGGGTCCGCTTCGATGAGGCCGGCAAGGCGGTCGACCATGAGGTCTTCATCGATGGCTGGTTGCGGCCGGGCGGGGGCGTCACCGGGCGGCCGGTCGATGTTCTGGAACTGGCGGATGGCTCGCTGCTCGTCTCCGACGATTATGCCGGGCTGATCTACCGCATCGCTTACGCGAAATAA
- a CDS encoding group 1 truncated hemoglobin, protein MSLALNRFRGLALAGLLLIPGAALADEATLYQRLGGYDAIEAVTQDVAARLMADEKLGRFWAHRGKDGIQREVQLIVDFIAHEAGGPLYYRGREMKLSHVGMRIDGEDWDRLMTHLNATLDKFQVPDRERKDVVAFFESTRADIVEIK, encoded by the coding sequence ATGTCTCTCGCCCTCAACCGTTTCCGTGGCCTGGCGCTTGCCGGCCTGTTGCTGATTCCCGGCGCGGCGCTCGCCGACGAGGCAACGCTCTATCAGCGGCTCGGCGGCTATGACGCCATCGAAGCCGTCACCCAGGACGTTGCCGCCCGTCTGATGGCGGACGAAAAGCTCGGGCGCTTCTGGGCCCATCGCGGCAAGGACGGCATCCAGCGCGAGGTGCAGCTCATCGTCGATTTCATCGCCCATGAGGCGGGCGGGCCACTCTATTACCGTGGCCGCGAGATGAAGCTCTCCCATGTCGGCATGCGCATCGACGGCGAGGACTGGGACCGGCTGATGACGCATCTGAACGCGACGCTGGACAAGTTCCAGGTGCCCGATCGCGAGCGCAAGGACGTGGTGGCGTTCTTTGAATCCACCCGCGCCGACATCGTCGAGATCAAGTAA
- a CDS encoding 5-oxoprolinase, whose amino-acid sequence MAAIGSGKWDFWIDRGGTFTDIVARKPDGSLKAHKLLSENPESYRDAAIQGIRELLGVASGEPIPAAQVSAVKMGTTVATNALLERKGDRTLLVITRGFRDALRIGYQARPEIFAKEIILPEQLYESVVEVAERVRADGTIEAEPDLAAVRADLQAAFDTGIRAVAVVLMHAYAFPEHEKRVAKVAREIGFTQVSVSHEVSPLIKLVGRGDTTVVDAYLSPILRRYVEQVASQLNAGEQAVGAEATKLMFMMSSGGLTAADLFQGKDAILSGPAGGVVGAVETSRMAGFEKVIGFDMGGTSTDVSHYDGEFERAFETEVAGVRMRAPMMRIHTVAAGGGSILFFDGARFRVGPDSAGANPGPKCYRRGGPLAVTDANVMVGKLLPDYFPPIFGPNRDERLDGGAVKAAFADMAGEIGNGRTPEDVADGFLKIAVENMANAIKKISVQRGYDVTEYALTCFGGAGGQHACMVADALGMKTVLIHPLSGVLSAYGMGLAQIRADRQQAVVKRLEADTPAMLAPVLDALSGEVTAELTGQGLAASDIIVLRRAHLRYEGSDMPIQIPFTSTEEMIAIFEEAHKKQFGFIFEDKPVVVEAIEVEAVGGDVDMTEPAHTPARGTPEAAGQNPIFSDGCWHDAAIYRREALAPGHKLGGPALIVEPHQTIVVEPGWQAEISSLDHVILTRAVPLPKRTALGTDADPVMLEVFNNLFMSIAEQMGMTLQNTAYSVNIKERLDFSCAVFASEGTLVANAPHMPVHLGSMDRSVETIIELNKGRIAPGDVFALNAPYNGGTHLPDITVVTPVFDEAESEVLFWVASRGHHADVGGTAPGSMTPLATNVDEEGVLIDNFKLVDRGRFDEAGLIQLLTGNKYPVRNVTQNIADLKAQIAANEKGVQELRKMVGHFGLDVVRAYMGHVQDNAAESVRRVIDALKDSEFSLTTDQGATIKVKITVDKEKREATVDFTGTSPVQPNNFNAPEPVARAAVLYCFRVMVEDNIPMNAGCLRPINVIIPDGCMLKPSYPAAVVAGNVETSQHVTNALFGALDAMAASEGTMNNLTFGNDTYQYYETICSGSPAGPGFNGTSGVHVHMTNSRLTDPEILEFRFPVLLEDFHIRKGSGGKGKWHAGDGTSRTIRFLETMDCAILSSHRTVPPHGLHGGELGEVGHTIVHRTDGSEQELAGCDHTVLNPGDTVTVITPTGGGYGKAGT is encoded by the coding sequence ATGGCGGCGATTGGCAGCGGCAAGTGGGATTTCTGGATCGATCGCGGCGGCACCTTCACCGACATCGTCGCGCGCAAGCCTGATGGCAGCCTGAAGGCGCACAAGCTCCTTTCCGAAAACCCCGAGAGCTATCGCGACGCGGCCATTCAGGGCATTCGCGAGCTGCTTGGCGTTGCGTCTGGCGAACCGATCCCGGCGGCGCAGGTTTCGGCGGTGAAGATGGGTACGACGGTTGCGACCAACGCGTTGCTCGAGCGCAAGGGCGACCGCACGCTGCTTGTCATCACTAGAGGGTTCCGCGATGCGCTGCGCATAGGCTATCAGGCGCGGCCGGAGATTTTCGCCAAGGAAATCATCCTGCCCGAGCAGCTCTATGAGAGCGTCGTCGAGGTCGCCGAGCGGGTGCGCGCCGACGGAACGATCGAGGCCGAGCCGGATCTCGCCGCCGTGCGCGCCGATCTGCAGGCCGCTTTCGATACGGGCATCCGTGCAGTCGCGGTTGTCCTCATGCATGCTTATGCGTTCCCCGAGCACGAAAAGCGTGTTGCCAAGGTGGCCCGCGAGATCGGCTTCACGCAGGTTTCGGTGAGCCACGAGGTTTCGCCGCTTATCAAGCTGGTCGGGCGCGGCGACACGACCGTGGTCGATGCCTATCTGTCGCCGATCCTGCGCCGCTATGTGGAGCAGGTGGCGAGTCAGCTGAACGCCGGCGAGCAGGCGGTGGGCGCCGAGGCGACCAAGCTGATGTTCATGATGTCGTCGGGCGGCCTGACGGCGGCCGATCTGTTCCAGGGCAAGGACGCGATCCTGTCCGGCCCGGCGGGCGGTGTCGTCGGCGCGGTCGAAACGAGCCGCATGGCCGGTTTCGAGAAGGTCATCGGCTTCGATATGGGCGGCACCTCGACCGACGTGTCGCATTACGATGGTGAGTTCGAGCGCGCCTTCGAGACCGAGGTTGCCGGCGTGCGCATGCGCGCACCGATGATGCGCATCCACACGGTCGCGGCGGGCGGCGGCTCGATCCTGTTCTTCGACGGCGCGCGGTTCCGCGTCGGCCCGGACTCGGCGGGTGCCAATCCGGGGCCGAAATGCTACCGCCGCGGCGGGCCACTGGCGGTAACTGACGCTAACGTCATGGTCGGCAAGCTGCTGCCGGACTACTTCCCGCCGATCTTCGGCCCGAACCGCGACGAGCGGCTCGATGGGGGTGCGGTGAAGGCGGCTTTTGCCGACATGGCGGGCGAGATCGGCAACGGCCGCACGCCCGAGGATGTCGCCGACGGCTTCCTCAAGATCGCGGTCGAGAACATGGCCAATGCGATCAAGAAGATCTCGGTGCAGCGCGGCTACGACGTCACCGAATATGCGCTGACCTGCTTCGGTGGCGCTGGCGGTCAGCACGCCTGCATGGTGGCCGACGCGCTTGGCATGAAGACGGTGCTGATCCACCCGCTTTCCGGCGTTTTGTCGGCCTATGGCATGGGGCTGGCGCAGATCCGCGCTGACCGCCAGCAGGCCGTCGTCAAGCGGCTCGAGGCCGATACGCCGGCGATGCTCGCGCCGGTCCTCGACGCGCTGTCCGGTGAGGTCACCGCCGAACTGACCGGGCAGGGGCTGGCTGCGAGCGATATCATCGTGTTGCGCCGCGCCCATCTGCGCTACGAAGGCTCCGATATGCCGATCCAGATTCCGTTTACGTCAACGGAAGAAATGATCGCGATCTTCGAAGAAGCGCACAAGAAGCAATTCGGATTCATTTTCGAGGATAAGCCGGTCGTCGTCGAGGCGATCGAGGTCGAGGCGGTCGGCGGCGATGTCGACATGACCGAGCCGGCACACACGCCGGCGCGCGGCACGCCGGAGGCTGCCGGCCAGAACCCGATCTTCTCCGATGGCTGCTGGCACGACGCGGCGATCTACCGGCGCGAGGCACTGGCGCCCGGTCACAAGCTTGGCGGCCCGGCGCTGATCGTCGAGCCGCACCAGACCATCGTCGTCGAGCCGGGCTGGCAGGCGGAAATCTCGTCGCTCGATCACGTCATCCTGACGCGCGCCGTGCCGCTGCCGAAGCGTACCGCGCTCGGCACCGACGCCGATCCGGTGATGCTCGAAGTGTTCAACAACCTGTTCATGTCGATTGCCGAGCAGATGGGCATGACGCTGCAGAACACGGCCTATTCGGTCAATATCAAGGAGCGGCTCGACTTCTCCTGCGCGGTGTTTGCGTCCGAGGGCACGCTGGTCGCCAATGCGCCGCACATGCCGGTGCATCTCGGCTCTATGGACCGCAGCGTCGAGACGATCATCGAGCTGAACAAGGGCCGGATCGCGCCGGGCGACGTGTTTGCGCTGAACGCCCCCTACAATGGCGGCACGCATCTGCCCGACATCACGGTGGTGACGCCGGTGTTCGACGAGGCCGAAAGCGAGGTGCTGTTCTGGGTTGCCTCGCGCGGCCACCACGCCGATGTCGGCGGCACGGCGCCGGGCTCGATGACACCGCTCGCGACCAATGTCGACGAGGAAGGCGTGCTGATCGACAATTTCAAGCTGGTCGACCGCGGCCGCTTCGATGAGGCGGGGCTCATCCAGCTTCTCACCGGCAACAAATATCCGGTGCGCAACGTCACGCAGAACATCGCCGATCTGAAGGCGCAGATCGCCGCCAACGAGAAGGGCGTGCAGGAACTGCGCAAGATGGTCGGCCATTTCGGCCTCGATGTGGTGCGCGCCTATATGGGCCATGTGCAGGACAATGCGGCGGAGAGCGTGCGCCGGGTCATCGACGCGCTGAAGGATTCCGAGTTCTCGCTAACCACGGACCAGGGCGCGACGATCAAGGTGAAGATCACCGTCGACAAGGAAAAGCGCGAGGCGACCGTCGACTTCACCGGCACGAGCCCGGTGCAGCCGAACAATTTCAACGCGCCGGAGCCGGTGGCCCGCGCCGCGGTGCTCTATTGCTTCCGCGTCATGGTGGAAGACAACATCCCGATGAATGCGGGCTGTCTGCGCCCCATCAACGTGATCATCCCGGATGGCTGCATGTTGAAGCCGAGCTATCCGGCCGCCGTCGTCGCCGGCAATGTGGAGACCAGTCAGCACGTCACCAACGCGCTGTTCGGCGCGCTCGACGCGATGGCGGCTTCGGAAGGGACGATGAACAATCTGACCTTCGGCAACGACACCTACCAGTATTACGAGACGATCTGCTCGGGCTCGCCGGCGGGACCGGGTTTCAACGGCACCTCGGGCGTGCATGTCCACATGACCAATTCGCGGCTGACCGACCCGGAAATCCTCGAATTCCGCTTCCCGGTCCTGCTGGAAGATTTCCACATCCGCAAGGGCTCCGGCGGCAAGGGCAAGTGGCATGCGGGCGACGGCACGTCGCGCACCATCCGCTTCCTCGAGACGATGGACTGCGCGATCCTCTCCTCGCATCGCACCGTGCCGCCGCACGGGCTGCATGGCGGCGAGCTGGGCGAGGTCGGCCACACCATCGTGCATCGCACCGACGGCAGCGAGCAGGAACTCGCCGGCTGCGATCACACCGTGCTCAATCCGGGCGACACGGTCACCGTCATCACCCCGACCGGCGGTGGCTACGGCAAGGCGGGGACGTAG
- a CDS encoding transcriptional regulator, whose amino-acid sequence MADNKSAKPAGKSENATSPAPRRTGPVVSAAHLATGALPAMSELEFALTMTNNAFQRWIVRCMAATGIEGLGALDVLVLHSVNHRGRAKTIADICLILNIEDTHTVIYAVRKLEAAGLVESGKRGKEKTVAITPAGEETCSAYRELREDLLIGNIAGFSFSEEDISRLAALLRAVSGHYDQAARAAASL is encoded by the coding sequence ATGGCCGACAACAAAAGCGCAAAGCCCGCCGGAAAATCGGAAAACGCCACCAGCCCGGCGCCGCGCCGCACCGGCCCGGTCGTCTCGGCCGCCCATCTGGCGACCGGCGCCCTGCCGGCCATGTCGGAACTCGAATTCGCGCTCACCATGACCAACAACGCCTTCCAGCGCTGGATCGTGCGCTGCATGGCGGCGACCGGTATCGAGGGCCTCGGCGCGCTCGATGTGCTCGTCCTGCACAGCGTCAACCATCGCGGCCGCGCCAAGACGATCGCCGACATCTGCCTGATCCTCAACATCGAAGACACCCACACGGTGATCTACGCCGTGCGCAAGCTGGAGGCCGCCGGCCTCGTCGAATCCGGCAAGCGCGGCAAGGAAAAGACCGTCGCCATCACGCCTGCCGGCGAAGAGACCTGCTCGGCCTATCGCGAGCTGCGCGAAGACCTGCTGATCGGCAACATCGCCGGCTTCTCCTTCAGCGAGGAAGACATCTCCCGCCTCGCCGCCCTGTTGCGCGCCGTCTCCGGCCACTACGACCAGGCGGCGCGGGCAGCCGCGAGCCTCTAA
- a CDS encoding EamA/RhaT family transporter, producing the protein MTVEVGAEETRGSDLLGFFLGFVGVVIFGVTLPMTRFALEAFDPWFITAGRAALAGTCAIFTVIAMRAPLPKRGQWPRLAVVAACTAFGFAAFTALAMQSVPAAHGGVVLGLLPLATGIAALLFAGERPSPAFWGWGAVGACLVIAFTLREGGMRFAAGDFWLLAAGASAAVGYALSGALARTMPGWAVISWALVLAFPISLPLTLILWQPAYAVAPLSVWAAFSYLGLFSMFLGFFAWNAGMALGGVARVGQVQLLQTFVTLGVSAVLLGESVDLEMILFAVAVVATVAASRRTRVARR; encoded by the coding sequence ATGACAGTCGAAGTCGGGGCGGAGGAAACGCGCGGCAGCGACCTTTTGGGGTTTTTCCTCGGCTTTGTCGGCGTCGTCATTTTCGGCGTCACCCTGCCGATGACGCGGTTCGCGCTCGAGGCTTTCGATCCCTGGTTCATCACGGCCGGACGCGCGGCGCTGGCAGGAACGTGCGCGATCTTCACCGTGATCGCGATGCGTGCGCCTTTGCCCAAACGCGGGCAGTGGCCGCGCCTCGCCGTGGTCGCCGCGTGCACCGCCTTCGGATTTGCCGCCTTCACGGCGCTGGCGATGCAGAGCGTGCCGGCCGCGCATGGCGGCGTGGTGCTCGGTCTGCTGCCGCTGGCGACCGGCATTGCGGCGCTGTTGTTCGCCGGTGAGCGTCCGTCGCCCGCCTTCTGGGGCTGGGGTGCGGTCGGTGCCTGTCTGGTGATCGCGTTTACATTGCGCGAAGGCGGCATGCGGTTCGCGGCCGGCGATTTCTGGTTGCTCGCAGCCGGGGCGAGCGCGGCCGTCGGCTACGCGCTGTCTGGCGCGTTGGCGCGAACCATGCCCGGCTGGGCGGTTATTTCCTGGGCGCTGGTGCTGGCGTTCCCGATCAGCCTGCCGCTGACGCTGATCCTCTGGCAACCGGCCTATGCCGTGGCGCCGCTTTCGGTGTGGGCGGCGTTTTCCTATCTCGGCCTCTTTTCCATGTTTCTCGGCTTCTTCGCCTGGAATGCGGGTATGGCGCTTGGCGGCGTGGCGCGCGTCGGGCAGGTGCAATTGCTGCAGACCTTCGTCACGCTCGGCGTTTCGGCAGTGCTGCTCGGCGAATCGGTGGATCTTGAAATGATCCTCTTTGCGGTTGCCGTGGTTGCAACCGTCGCGGCCAGCCGGCGGACGCGGGTTGCCCGCCGATAG
- a CDS encoding molecular chaperone DjlA has product MSIWEKLGAVIAAIGSGGQKVIDSVVSAVTGGNDRQPVAFTVSMIALTAKMAKADGIVTPDEIDAFRELFEMPPGEERNVARLFNLAKQDVAGYEYYANRIARLFADDVQTREDILDGLFHIAKADGILHEAELAYLERVAEIFEIGAAHFRCIKARHVGADAADPYMILEIEHTAGDDEVKRHYRRLVAETHPDRLIARGVPEEFVRIANDRLAAINAAWAKIRAERGIS; this is encoded by the coding sequence ATGTCGATTTGGGAAAAACTGGGCGCCGTGATCGCCGCCATCGGGAGTGGTGGCCAGAAGGTCATCGACAGCGTGGTGAGCGCCGTCACCGGCGGGAACGACCGCCAGCCGGTCGCCTTCACCGTGTCGATGATTGCGCTAACCGCGAAGATGGCGAAGGCCGACGGCATCGTCACGCCCGACGAGATCGACGCCTTCCGCGAGCTGTTCGAAATGCCGCCCGGCGAGGAGCGCAACGTCGCGCGCCTGTTCAATCTCGCCAAGCAGGACGTCGCCGGCTACGAGTATTACGCCAACCGTATCGCCAGGCTGTTCGCCGACGACGTGCAGACCCGTGAGGACATCCTCGACGGCCTGTTTCACATCGCCAAGGCCGACGGCATCCTGCACGAGGCGGAACTCGCCTATCTCGAGCGGGTCGCCGAGATCTTCGAAATCGGCGCAGCGCATTTCCGCTGCATCAAGGCGCGCCACGTCGGCGCCGATGCCGCCGATCCGTACATGATCCTCGAAATCGAGCACACGGCCGGCGACGACGAGGTGAAGCGTCATTACCGCAGGCTCGTTGCCGAGACCCATCCGGACCGGTTGATCGCTCGCGGCGTACCGGAAGAATTCGTGCGCATCGCCAACGACCGGCTTGCCGCGATCAACGCCGCCTGGGCGAAGATCCGCGCCGAACGAGGCATCTCGTGA
- a CDS encoding N-acetylmuramoyl-L-alanine amidase: MSASPASSFSPDSACVDAVRPSPNFGPRKGCGQADILLLHYTGMVTGPAALDWLVTPESGVSCHYFVDEDGTVTQLVAEADRAWHAGVSSWAGITDINSHSIGIEIVNPGHEFGYREFPEAQIAAVVELCRDIVARNGIAADRVLGHSDVAPARKTDPGEKFPWSRLAAAGVGLWREPAPIEAGPQLSEGDSGPDVFTLRRRLRAFGYGLGEGDIYDPETALVVAAFQRHFRTARIDGVADLSTLETLTRLEAARAEALSLSPPATGV; encoded by the coding sequence GTGAGCGCGTCCCCCGCCAGCAGTTTCTCGCCGGACAGCGCATGCGTCGATGCGGTGCGCCCGTCGCCCAATTTCGGCCCGCGAAAGGGCTGCGGCCAGGCCGATATCCTGCTGCTGCACTATACAGGCATGGTGACGGGCCCCGCCGCGCTCGACTGGCTGGTGACGCCAGAAAGCGGCGTCTCCTGCCACTATTTCGTCGACGAAGACGGTACCGTCACGCAGCTTGTCGCCGAAGCCGACCGCGCCTGGCATGCCGGCGTCTCGTCATGGGCCGGCATCACCGACATCAATTCCCACTCGATCGGCATTGAGATCGTCAATCCGGGCCATGAATTCGGCTATCGCGAATTCCCTGAAGCACAGATCGCCGCCGTCGTCGAATTGTGCCGCGACATCGTCGCGCGAAACGGCATCGCCGCCGACCGGGTGCTCGGCCATTCCGACGTCGCCCCCGCCCGCAAGACCGACCCGGGAGAGAAATTCCCCTGGAGCCGGCTCGCCGCCGCCGGCGTCGGCCTGTGGCGCGAACCCGCCCCGATCGAGGCCGGCCCGCAACTGAGCGAGGGCGACAGCGGACCGGACGTCTTCACCCTGCGCCGCCGCCTGCGCGCCTTCGGCTACGGGCTTGGCGAGGGCGACATCTACGACCCGGAAACCGCGCTTGTCGTCGCCGCCTTCCAACGCCATTTCCGCACCGCGAGGATCGACGGCGTCGCCGATCTCTCGACGCTCGAAACTCTGACACGGCTCGAGGCGGCGCGCGCCGAAGCGCTTTCCCTCTCCCCGCCAGCCACCGGCGTGTAA
- a CDS encoding protein-methionine-sulfoxide reductase catalytic subunit MsrP, whose translation MLIKIPRGWELPERLASPPEAVFNRRRFLEASGLVLGSALLTGCGDSSSSAGVAESDLPADPSAGLYPVERNKRFIVNRPITKESVAGSYNNFFEFGSHKQIQAAASHLPIRPWELRVEGAVEKPFTIAIDELLAKMPLEERVYRLRCVETWAITVPWSGFPLAELVKLARPLSNAKYLRMETFMNPEVARSQKQSWYPWPYVEALTMAEATNELAFMVTGAYGKPLARHFGAPLRLAVPWKYGFKSIKSITRFVFEEKRPTTFWEAVDAREYGFWANINPKVPHRRWSQASERLLPTGERRDTQLFNGYAAFVADLYPDLTDETYFR comes from the coding sequence ATGCTGATCAAGATCCCCCGCGGATGGGAATTGCCGGAACGCCTCGCCTCGCCGCCTGAAGCGGTCTTCAACCGCCGCCGCTTTCTGGAAGCGAGCGGTCTGGTTCTTGGCTCCGCCCTGTTGACCGGCTGCGGTGACAGCAGCTCCAGCGCCGGCGTGGCCGAGAGCGATCTTCCGGCCGATCCGAGCGCCGGCCTCTACCCGGTCGAGCGCAACAAGCGCTTCATCGTCAACCGGCCGATCACCAAGGAAAGCGTTGCCGGCAGCTACAACAACTTCTTCGAGTTCGGCTCGCACAAGCAGATCCAAGCCGCCGCCTCTCACCTGCCGATCCGCCCCTGGGAACTCCGCGTCGAAGGCGCCGTCGAAAAGCCTTTCACCATCGCCATCGACGAACTGCTGGCCAAGATGCCGCTCGAGGAGCGCGTCTACCGGCTGCGCTGCGTTGAAACCTGGGCGATCACCGTGCCGTGGTCCGGCTTCCCGCTTGCCGAGCTGGTCAAGCTCGCTCGCCCGCTGTCGAACGCCAAATACCTGCGCATGGAAACCTTCATGAATCCGGAGGTCGCGCGCTCGCAGAAACAGAGCTGGTATCCCTGGCCTTATGTCGAGGCACTGACGATGGCCGAGGCGACCAACGAGCTGGCGTTTATGGTCACCGGCGCCTACGGCAAACCGCTGGCGCGCCATTTCGGCGCCCCGCTGCGCCTCGCCGTGCCGTGGAAATACGGCTTCAAGTCGATCAAGTCGATCACCCGCTTCGTGTTCGAGGAAAAGCGCCCGACCACATTCTGGGAAGCGGTCGACGCCCGCGAATACGGCTTCTGGGCCAACATCAACCCGAAGGTGCCGCATCGCCGCTGGAGCCAGGCCAGCGAGCGCCTGCTGCCCACCGGCGAGCGCCGCGATACGCAGCTTTTCAACGGCTACGCGGCCTTCGTCGCCGACCTCTATCCCGACCTGACCGACGAGACCTACTTCCGCTAA
- a CDS encoding LysR family transcriptional regulator: protein MDWDKLRIFHAAARAGSFTRAGESLAMSQSAVSRQVSTLEQELGVSLFHRHARGLILTEQGELLFRTAREVFLKLDAVRTRLTDAKQRPSGKLRVTTTVGLGSTWLTARLDEFVELYPDIQLEVILADQELDLSMREADVAIRLRQPVQPDLIQRKLFSVHFHLYAAPRYLKRFGNPKSVADLDDHRLITFGENAPAYLREMNWLESAGRDPDDPRTAVLRINNIVAVKRAVQHGVGIAMLPDYLIEVDSGLVQLIPGADVPVFDTYFVYPSELRNTARIKVFRDFLVTKAERWTF from the coding sequence ATGGACTGGGACAAGCTGAGGATCTTTCACGCTGCGGCGCGGGCGGGCAGTTTCACGCGCGCCGGCGAGAGCCTGGCGATGAGCCAGTCGGCGGTCAGCCGTCAGGTCAGCACGCTGGAACAGGAACTCGGCGTTTCGCTGTTCCACCGGCATGCGCGCGGCCTGATCCTCACCGAGCAGGGCGAATTGTTGTTTCGCACCGCGCGTGAGGTGTTCCTCAAGCTTGATGCCGTGCGAACCAGGCTGACGGATGCAAAGCAACGCCCCTCGGGTAAGCTCAGGGTGACCACGACGGTCGGCCTCGGCTCGACCTGGCTGACCGCGCGGCTCGATGAGTTCGTCGAGCTCTATCCCGATATCCAGCTCGAAGTGATCCTGGCCGATCAGGAACTCGACCTTTCCATGCGCGAGGCTGACGTCGCCATCCGGCTGCGCCAGCCGGTGCAGCCCGACCTGATCCAGCGCAAGCTGTTTTCGGTCCACTTCCATCTCTATGCGGCGCCGCGTTACCTGAAGCGCTTCGGCAATCCGAAATCGGTCGCCGATCTCGACGATCACCGGCTGATCACGTTCGGGGAAAATGCGCCGGCTTACTTGCGGGAAATGAACTGGCTGGAGAGCGCCGGACGCGATCCGGACGATCCGCGCACGGCGGTCTTGCGCATCAACAATATCGTCGCGGTCAAGCGTGCGGTGCAGCACGGGGTCGGCATCGCAATGCTTCCGGACTATCTGATTGAAGTCGATTCGGGGCTCGTTCAGCTCATTCCGGGGGCAGATGTACCCGTTTTCGATACGTATTTTGTCTATCCGTCGGAATTGCGGAACACCGCTCGTATCAAGGTGTTCCGGGACTTTCTGGTGACAAAAGCCGAGCGCTGGACCTTCTAG